The following coding sequences are from one Wenzhouxiangella sp. AB-CW3 window:
- a CDS encoding fumarylacetoacetate hydrolase family protein — translation MSRLVDWTAPALTVAGGDVFPARHVWCVGRNYAEHAREMNAEPGNPIFFSKPATALVNDETIDYPPDTSALHHEVELVVVLGRGGRRLGPEACLECIAGYAVGVDLTRRDVQSRAKQAGHPWEASKGFDQSAPLGAIVPAERWSPDAATPIELQVNGQVRQQACLGDMIWPVGALLSRLSETFSLQAGDVIFTGTPAGVGALEPGDHVTASIGNLPQLSFGISPEQ, via the coding sequence ATGAGCCGGTTGGTGGACTGGACAGCGCCCGCACTGACGGTGGCCGGCGGCGATGTATTCCCGGCCCGTCACGTCTGGTGCGTTGGCCGCAATTATGCCGAGCACGCCCGGGAAATGAACGCCGAGCCCGGCAACCCGATTTTCTTCAGCAAGCCGGCAACGGCCCTGGTCAATGACGAAACCATTGATTACCCGCCCGATACCTCCGCGCTGCATCACGAGGTGGAACTGGTGGTGGTGCTGGGGCGGGGTGGGCGCCGGCTCGGTCCCGAGGCCTGTCTCGAGTGCATCGCCGGCTATGCCGTTGGCGTTGATCTGACCCGGCGCGATGTGCAGTCACGGGCCAAGCAGGCCGGACACCCCTGGGAAGCCAGCAAGGGCTTTGATCAGTCGGCGCCGCTGGGTGCCATTGTGCCGGCCGAACGCTGGTCGCCGGATGCGGCCACGCCCATCGAGCTTCAGGTCAACGGTCAAGTGCGCCAGCAGGCCTGTCTGGGCGACATGATCTGGCCGGTGGGCGCGCTGCTGTCGCGGCTCTCCGAAACGTTTTCACTGCAGGCCGGTGACGTCATTTTCACCGGCACTCCGGCAGGTGTCGGGGCGCTTGAGCCCGGAGACCATGTGACCGCCTCCATTGGCAACCTGCCTCAGCTGTCATTCGGTATTTCACCGGAGCAATAG
- a CDS encoding tryptophan--tRNA ligase, with product MAETKRVLTGITTTGTPHLGNYVGAIKPAIAASRDPGIDSFYFLADYHALVKCEDPERVRRSTLEIAATWLALGLDTSRSLFYRQSDIPEIPELTWLLTCVTAKGLMNRAHAYKAAVDENAKTGEDADYGITMGLFCYPVLMAADILMFNAQRVPVGKDQVQHLEMARDIAQRFNHRYGEHFALPEAEVDDFVATLPGTDGRKMSKSYDNTIPLWLPEKKLRKAIMKIKTNSQEPGEPKDPDSAAVYSVYSAFASPAQREQMRQAFADGIAWGEVKQQLFELINGELAGPRERYEALINNPDKVEKELEQGAERARALSRPFIAELREAVGIRRLG from the coding sequence ATGGCCGAAACCAAGCGAGTGCTGACCGGAATTACCACCACCGGAACCCCCCATCTGGGCAACTATGTCGGTGCTATCAAGCCAGCGATTGCCGCCAGCCGGGACCCCGGTATTGATTCGTTCTATTTCCTCGCCGACTACCACGCCCTGGTCAAGTGCGAGGATCCCGAGCGGGTGCGCCGCTCGACTTTGGAAATTGCTGCCACCTGGCTTGCGCTGGGCCTGGATACCAGCCGGTCGCTGTTCTATCGCCAGTCCGATATTCCGGAGATTCCCGAACTGACCTGGTTGCTGACCTGTGTCACGGCCAAGGGTCTGATGAATCGGGCGCATGCCTACAAGGCCGCCGTCGACGAGAATGCGAAAACCGGAGAGGACGCGGACTACGGCATCACCATGGGGTTGTTCTGCTACCCGGTCCTGATGGCCGCCGATATTCTCATGTTCAACGCCCAGCGCGTGCCGGTGGGCAAGGACCAGGTCCAGCACCTGGAAATGGCACGCGATATCGCCCAGCGCTTCAATCATCGCTACGGTGAGCACTTTGCATTGCCGGAAGCCGAGGTCGACGACTTTGTCGCCACGCTGCCGGGAACCGATGGCCGCAAGATGTCGAAGAGCTACGACAACACCATTCCCCTGTGGCTGCCGGAGAAGAAGCTGCGCAAGGCCATCATGAAGATCAAGACCAATTCCCAGGAACCCGGCGAACCCAAGGATCCCGACAGCGCGGCGGTGTATTCGGTCTATTCGGCTTTTGCCAGTCCGGCACAGCGCGAACAGATGCGACAGGCCTTTGCCGACGGTATTGCCTGGGGCGAGGTCAAGCAGCAGTTGTTCGAGCTCATCAACGGCGAGCTGGCCGGGCCCAGAGAACGCTACGAGGCCCTGATCAACAACCCGGACAAGGTGGAGAAAGAGCTCGAGCAGGGAGCGGAACGGGCCAGGGCGCTGTCGCGGCCCTTTATCGCCGAGCTGCGTGAGGCCGTGGGTATCCGGCGCCTGGGATGA
- a CDS encoding RuBisCO large subunit C-terminal-like domain-containing protein, whose protein sequence is MASPLIKATYMATRPDRDPELLAENIAREQSLELTRSLIPDDIARRLLGRVLAVEPTDEQRWRLIIGYPVELASQQVGQLLHLVHGNVSFYPRIRLAGLELPPELLCTLPGPMAGLPGVRSWTGIRSRALLMTVLKPRGSTPKSLAGLAGAFASAGGDLVKDDQNLVEHDLDQFRDRVMLCAQAIEKAQDKTGRACLYLPHVAGSGSHLERQLEYVARLGLGGVVMCPWVLGLETAATRAREHGLMWLAHPALAGSLTEPEDTGVSSAVLLGTLVRAAGADISIFPGRGGRIQSRHDDDEAATCHTLTQPLGPLHPTLPCLGGGKTLAEAPDTAQRLGNDCAVLVGGDVIAQGDNLAVKLKETIERLEQTSEQQRPGA, encoded by the coding sequence ATGGCAAGCCCCCTCATCAAGGCCACCTACATGGCCACCCGACCGGATCGCGATCCGGAATTGCTGGCCGAGAACATCGCCCGCGAACAAAGCCTGGAACTGACCCGATCACTGATCCCGGACGACATCGCCCGCCGACTGCTGGGCCGGGTTCTGGCCGTCGAGCCCACTGACGAACAGCGCTGGCGCCTGATCATCGGCTACCCGGTCGAACTGGCCAGCCAGCAGGTCGGGCAGCTGCTGCACCTGGTTCATGGCAATGTCTCTTTCTACCCACGCATCCGCCTGGCCGGACTGGAGCTGCCGCCAGAGCTGCTCTGCACCCTGCCCGGCCCGATGGCCGGTCTGCCCGGTGTCCGCTCCTGGACCGGCATTCGAAGCCGCGCCTTGCTGATGACCGTTCTCAAGCCACGCGGCTCCACCCCGAAATCCCTGGCCGGACTGGCCGGCGCTTTTGCCAGCGCCGGAGGCGACCTGGTCAAGGACGACCAGAACCTGGTCGAGCACGACCTGGACCAATTCAGAGACAGAGTCATGTTGTGCGCTCAAGCCATTGAAAAGGCGCAGGACAAAACCGGAAGGGCTTGCCTGTACCTGCCCCACGTCGCCGGCAGCGGCAGCCACCTGGAACGCCAACTGGAATACGTGGCACGGCTGGGACTGGGCGGCGTGGTCATGTGTCCCTGGGTCTTGGGCCTGGAAACGGCCGCGACTCGGGCGCGCGAGCATGGCCTGATGTGGCTGGCCCATCCGGCCCTGGCCGGCAGCCTGACCGAGCCGGAAGACACCGGCGTCAGCTCTGCAGTCCTGCTGGGTACGCTGGTGCGCGCGGCGGGTGCCGATATCAGTATTTTTCCCGGGCGCGGCGGCAGAATCCAGTCCCGTCACGACGATGACGAAGCGGCAACCTGTCATACCCTGACCCAGCCGTTGGGACCGTTGCATCCGACCCTGCCCTGCCTGGGCGGCGGCAAGACCCTGGCCGAAGCACCGGATACCGCCCAACGCCTGGGCAACGACTGCGCCGTTCTGGTTGGGGGTGACGTAATCGCACAGGGCGACAATCTGGCCGTGAAGTTGAAGGAAACAATCGAGCGGCTTGAACAGACTTCGGAACAACAGCGGCCAGGTGCCTGA
- a CDS encoding acyl-CoA thioesterase, with amino-acid sequence MTEHASRTEQSRTRITKLVFPQDTNPIGTLYGGTALQWMDEAAFLAATRYARCQVVTVSMGRVDFKVSIPEGAIVELVGEVVRVGRSSMTVNVKILKEDTRASTQELAIEGSLVMVAVDENLRPIPLPGQS; translated from the coding sequence ATGACAGAGCATGCTTCCAGAACCGAACAATCCCGCACCCGCATCACCAAGCTGGTGTTTCCGCAGGACACCAACCCCATCGGCACGCTGTACGGGGGGACTGCGCTGCAGTGGATGGACGAAGCCGCGTTTCTTGCCGCCACACGGTACGCGCGTTGCCAGGTGGTCACGGTGTCCATGGGACGTGTGGATTTCAAGGTCTCGATACCCGAGGGCGCCATTGTCGAACTGGTCGGTGAAGTCGTCAGGGTGGGTCGCAGCTCGATGACCGTCAACGTGAAGATCCTGAAAGAAGACACGCGGGCCAGCACCCAGGAGCTGGCCATTGAGGGCAGTCTGGTCATGGTCGCCGTGGACGAAAATCTCAGGCCGATTCCGCTGCCCGGGCAATCCTGA
- a CDS encoding carboxymuconolactone decarboxylase family protein, protein MNIDHIKQRIPDYARDLRINIGNVLDPERSEGLSAEQIYATAVATARASRNPGLIAAIESEASKHLDDAWLNAARAAAAIMGMNNIYYRFVHLASNDEYGKLPARLRMSVIGNPGIDKADFELMSLAVSAINGCGMCIDSHERVLKQAGVSSEAIQHSVRIASVLHAVAAVMDAEQAVDMEAAA, encoded by the coding sequence ATGAACATCGATCACATCAAGCAGCGAATTCCGGATTACGCCCGGGATCTTCGAATCAATATCGGCAATGTGCTCGACCCGGAGCGTTCCGAGGGCCTGAGCGCCGAGCAGATTTATGCCACGGCCGTGGCCACCGCGCGCGCCAGCCGCAACCCCGGACTGATCGCCGCCATCGAAAGCGAGGCGTCGAAGCATCTGGATGATGCCTGGCTCAACGCCGCGCGAGCCGCGGCCGCGATCATGGGAATGAATAATATCTATTACCGGTTTGTTCACCTGGCCTCCAACGATGAATACGGCAAACTGCCGGCGCGTCTGCGTATGTCGGTCATCGGCAATCCGGGCATCGACAAGGCTGACTTCGAGCTGATGTCGCTGGCGGTCTCCGCCATCAATGGTTGTGGCATGTGCATTGACAGTCATGAGCGCGTTCTCAAGCAGGCCGGTGTGTCATCCGAAGCGATTCAGCATTCGGTGCGCATCGCCTCGGTGCTGCATGCTGTTGCCGCCGTGATGGATGCCGAGCAGGCGGTCGACATGGAAGCCGCTGCCTGA
- a CDS encoding peroxiredoxin has product MLTIGDKFPNYKLKAAVGTDIESAFTEIENTTYEGKWQLVFFYPKDFTFVCPTEIKAFSDLSDEFADRDCQVLAASTDTEFVHLAWRQHHEDLKDLQIPMLADVKRELSSALGILHPEEGVATRATFLVDPQGIIRHVSVTDMSVGRNPKEVLRILDALQTDELCPCNWQPGDDVLKAA; this is encoded by the coding sequence ATGTTGACGATTGGTGACAAGTTCCCCAATTACAAGCTGAAGGCCGCCGTTGGCACCGACATCGAGTCGGCCTTTACCGAAATCGAGAACACCACCTACGAAGGCAAGTGGCAGCTGGTGTTCTTCTACCCCAAGGATTTCACCTTCGTCTGCCCGACCGAGATCAAGGCATTCAGCGACCTGTCGGACGAGTTTGCCGATCGCGACTGCCAGGTCCTGGCCGCCAGCACTGATACCGAGTTCGTGCACCTGGCCTGGCGCCAGCACCATGAGGACCTGAAGGACCTGCAGATTCCCATGCTGGCCGACGTCAAGCGTGAGCTCAGCTCCGCGCTGGGCATTCTTCATCCGGAAGAAGGCGTGGCTACCCGGGCGACCTTCCTGGTCGATCCGCAGGGCATTATCCGTCACGTTTCCGTGACTGACATGAGCGTGGGCCGCAACCCGAAGGAAGTGCTGCGCATCCTCGACGCGCTGCAGACCGACGAGCTGTGCCCGTGCAACTGGCAGCCGGGTGACGACGTGCTCAAGGCCGCCTGA
- a CDS encoding LysR substrate-binding domain-containing protein — protein MNIRAIQYLVALAELRHFSRAAERCHVSQPTLSTQIRKLEEELGVQLVERNPRQVMLTAVGEEVVERARGILSEVEAMRAIARRSRDPHSGTVRIGIFPTLAPYLLPHVVPCIRKRFPRLTLRLFEEKTEDVLEMLDQGRLDAGLLALPLHHDGLQVRELFEEPFLLAMPEHHRLAERKQIDLDELQHEELLLLEDGHCLRDQALEVCQLAGAHEKLDFHATSMETLRQMVAANTGITLMPLLAVKPPVAATPNLVTRPFTSPGPSRRIAMVWRKTTALADFLEELSAIFAGIDGSLLES, from the coding sequence ATGAATATTCGCGCCATCCAGTACCTGGTTGCGCTGGCTGAACTGCGCCATTTCTCGCGTGCCGCCGAACGCTGTCACGTCAGCCAGCCAACGCTCAGCACACAGATTCGCAAGCTCGAGGAAGAGTTGGGTGTTCAGCTGGTCGAACGCAATCCGCGCCAGGTCATGCTGACCGCGGTGGGCGAGGAGGTGGTCGAACGCGCCCGCGGCATTCTCAGCGAGGTAGAGGCAATGCGGGCCATCGCGCGGCGCTCGCGCGATCCTCACAGCGGAACCGTGCGCATTGGCATTTTCCCGACCCTGGCGCCGTATCTGCTGCCGCATGTCGTGCCCTGCATCCGCAAGCGCTTTCCACGACTGACGCTGCGCCTGTTCGAGGAAAAAACCGAGGACGTCCTCGAAATGCTGGACCAGGGCCGGCTCGATGCAGGCCTGCTTGCACTGCCACTCCATCATGACGGACTGCAGGTGCGGGAGCTGTTCGAAGAGCCATTTCTGCTGGCCATGCCCGAGCACCATCGCCTGGCCGAACGCAAGCAGATCGACCTCGATGAACTGCAACACGAGGAACTTCTGCTACTGGAGGATGGCCACTGCCTGCGCGACCAGGCCCTGGAAGTCTGCCAGCTTGCCGGGGCGCACGAGAAACTGGACTTTCACGCCACCAGCATGGAAACCCTGCGCCAGATGGTCGCGGCCAACACCGGGATTACCCTGATGCCCCTGCTGGCGGTCAAACCGCCCGTGGCGGCCACGCCCAATCTCGTCACCCGTCCATTCACGTCACCGGGGCCCAGCCGGCGAATTGCCATGGTATGGCGCAAAACCACGGCCCTGGCCGACTTCCTCGAGGAATTGTCCGCGATTTTCGCTGGGATTGACGGCAGCCTGCTCGAATCCTGA
- a CDS encoding sensor domain-containing diguanylate cyclase: MPADKGSNSQQLEQTIEELRQAERIQKALYRISDLAGAELDTDDILKRLHQIISDLMYAENFYIFLYNNEKDTVRFRYFADSATKPGDLSQDLHLSDPNGEPGDQASTDRITAAEIPLESISRSLTWYVIRYGQPLRGSLEEIERTLPGPLKTLGAESRDWLGVPMLDGTEVKGMLVLQSYEQENLYSAEDQNLLSFVASHVLTMLQRRQTRRDLEREVVARTRELAEANQALKEEVDQRRRNEHLQKALYHIAEQAGETGGEQDFFELVHREISELIYAENFFIALLVDNDTALEFGYYADKYLKSQKKRSLGAGLTEYALNSDSGVLLLQDEIRELVDTGKIEIHGPYAHAWIGVPLQCEGRTLGLLAVQSYREDRIYRTEDLELLRFVSSQIASSLERKRALASLKEAKETLEERVAERTKELSRANEALAEQSLTDPLTGLRNRRYLIEQAPTDIALVERQYRDAKLNDSDRVAENTDLLFLMIDIDHFKQVNDIHGHAAGDRVLQQMSQILNHCIRKSDTAVRWGGEEFLIVARFTDADFAPTMAERLRKTMAEHDFDLGQGERTHLTCSIGFAQYPMFPANPDRIHWEEVINVADRCLYAAKQSWRDAWVGVCWNEPSSPEPLPKRISPAIPDLIESGRLKLCTSRPDHVGLVWP, from the coding sequence ATGCCTGCAGACAAGGGTTCCAACAGCCAGCAGCTGGAACAAACCATCGAGGAACTCCGGCAAGCCGAACGTATCCAGAAGGCCCTTTACCGGATTTCCGACCTAGCCGGCGCCGAACTCGATACGGATGACATCCTCAAACGCTTGCACCAGATCATTTCCGATCTGATGTATGCGGAAAATTTCTATATCTTTCTCTATAACAATGAGAAAGATACCGTCCGCTTTCGCTACTTTGCTGATTCAGCGACCAAACCTGGAGACCTGTCGCAGGACCTTCATCTTTCCGACCCAAATGGTGAGCCCGGAGACCAGGCCAGTACCGACAGAATTACCGCAGCGGAGATCCCTCTGGAAAGCATCTCTCGCAGTCTGACCTGGTATGTGATCCGCTACGGCCAACCCTTGCGCGGATCCCTTGAAGAAATCGAACGCACCTTGCCCGGACCGCTCAAGACACTGGGTGCAGAATCCCGCGATTGGCTGGGCGTGCCCATGCTTGACGGCACCGAAGTCAAGGGCATGTTGGTTCTGCAAAGCTATGAGCAGGAAAACCTGTATAGCGCCGAAGACCAGAACTTGCTGAGCTTCGTTGCCAGCCATGTCCTGACCATGCTGCAGCGGCGCCAGACGCGCCGCGATCTGGAACGGGAGGTCGTGGCCCGAACCCGCGAGCTGGCCGAAGCCAACCAGGCGCTCAAGGAAGAGGTGGACCAGCGCCGTCGCAACGAGCACCTGCAGAAGGCGCTCTATCACATTGCCGAACAGGCCGGCGAAACCGGAGGTGAACAAGACTTCTTCGAACTGGTCCACCGTGAAATCAGTGAGTTGATCTATGCCGAAAACTTCTTTATTGCGCTGCTTGTCGACAACGACACGGCACTGGAATTTGGCTACTACGCAGACAAGTACCTCAAGTCTCAGAAGAAGAGATCTCTGGGCGCCGGCCTGACCGAGTATGCACTAAATTCCGACAGTGGGGTCTTGCTACTGCAGGACGAAATCAGGGAGCTGGTCGACACCGGAAAGATCGAGATCCACGGGCCTTACGCTCACGCCTGGATCGGCGTGCCGCTACAATGCGAAGGTCGCACCCTGGGACTTCTGGCCGTACAGAGCTACCGTGAGGACAGAATCTACCGGACAGAAGATCTTGAGCTGCTGCGTTTTGTCTCCAGCCAGATCGCCAGCAGCCTGGAGCGCAAGCGCGCCCTGGCTTCACTCAAGGAAGCCAAGGAAACCCTCGAGGAGCGTGTGGCAGAGCGGACGAAAGAGCTCTCACGTGCCAACGAAGCACTGGCCGAGCAGAGCCTGACCGACCCCCTGACCGGCCTGCGCAACCGTCGCTATCTGATAGAACAGGCACCGACCGACATCGCCCTGGTCGAGCGTCAGTATCGGGACGCCAAGCTCAACGACAGCGACCGGGTTGCCGAGAACACCGATCTGCTGTTCCTGATGATCGACATCGATCACTTCAAGCAGGTCAATGACATTCACGGTCACGCCGCCGGTGACCGAGTGTTGCAGCAGATGAGCCAGATACTCAATCACTGCATTCGCAAGTCAGACACCGCGGTCCGATGGGGCGGCGAGGAGTTTCTGATCGTCGCCCGCTTTACCGACGCCGACTTCGCGCCCACAATGGCCGAACGCCTGCGCAAGACCATGGCCGAGCACGACTTCGATCTTGGCCAGGGAGAGCGGACTCATCTGACCTGTTCAATCGGCTTTGCCCAATACCCCATGTTCCCGGCCAATCCCGATCGCATCCACTGGGAAGAAGTCATCAACGTGGCCGACCGCTGCCTGTATGCCGCCAAGCAAAGCTGGCGCGACGCCTGGGTCGGTGTCTGCTGGAACGAGCCATCCAGCCCCGAGCCCCTGCCAAAAAGAATTTCACCGGCAATCCCCGACCTGATCGAATCCGGTCGGTTGAAACTATGCACGTCGCGACCGGATCATGTCGGGCTGGTCTGGCCCTGA
- a CDS encoding DUF4340 domain-containing protein — MKPGSVVVLGVIALALLTLALMMGRGPQPVEVEDDRALLPDLRTQVNEIDALEIIGPDGEYVARLHRDAEHWRVRERDGFRADFALIQSLLRDLLEARRVDERTSNPEWYPRLGVADPGEGGEGVLIRFPGTGLPDVIIGIQDQSGTGRFARLGNEDRSWLIDRDPEVPADLRDWLERAVMDIPASELAEITLRHDDGDTVRLRSTDTEDRRWVLLNVPEDQEVRPEWYVSEPATSLTAFEFEDVRRHESLPDGATRALFRTVDGLNFLASLFEDESGQWVHFSVSAETAALEPDEADDEATELAVDAAAVDARLSGWQFAIDADRYGRMTRRLEDFLMAKEEVH; from the coding sequence ATGAAGCCGGGAAGTGTTGTTGTTCTGGGCGTCATCGCTCTTGCGTTGCTGACGCTGGCCCTGATGATGGGGCGTGGTCCACAGCCGGTCGAAGTCGAAGACGACCGGGCGTTGCTGCCGGATTTGCGTACGCAGGTCAATGAAATCGATGCGCTGGAGATCATCGGGCCTGACGGCGAATACGTGGCCCGGCTGCATCGTGATGCCGAGCACTGGCGTGTGCGTGAGCGTGATGGCTTCCGCGCGGATTTTGCTCTCATTCAGTCATTGCTGCGCGATCTGCTTGAGGCGCGTCGCGTGGATGAGCGAACCAGCAACCCGGAATGGTATCCGCGGCTGGGCGTGGCCGATCCGGGTGAGGGCGGCGAAGGGGTTCTGATACGGTTTCCCGGTACCGGGTTGCCCGATGTCATTATCGGTATCCAGGATCAGTCGGGAACGGGCCGCTTTGCGCGGTTGGGAAACGAGGACAGGAGCTGGCTGATTGATCGCGACCCCGAGGTTCCGGCTGACCTTCGTGACTGGCTTGAACGTGCCGTGATGGATATTCCGGCCTCGGAGCTGGCCGAGATCACGTTGCGACATGATGATGGTGACACCGTGCGGTTGCGCTCGACCGACACCGAGGACCGTCGATGGGTATTGCTCAATGTTCCGGAAGACCAGGAGGTTCGACCGGAGTGGTATGTCAGCGAGCCGGCCACGAGCCTGACCGCTTTCGAGTTCGAAGATGTCCGTCGGCACGAATCGCTACCCGATGGCGCCACACGTGCGTTGTTCAGAACCGTGGACGGGCTCAATTTCCTGGCCAGCCTGTTCGAGGACGAATCCGGGCAGTGGGTGCATTTCAGTGTCAGTGCCGAAACCGCGGCGCTGGAGCCGGATGAGGCCGACGACGAGGCTACCGAACTGGCCGTTGATGCCGCGGCAGTTGACGCTCGCCTGTCCGGGTGGCAGTTCGCGATCGATGCCGACCGCTATGGCCGGATGACCCGGCGTCTCGAGGATTTTCTGATGGCCAAAGAAGAAGTGCACTGA
- a CDS encoding GldG family protein, whose translation MKHLYSASALLFLALLFLALTLLSGALLKGARLDLTEQQLYTLSPGTINLLEAIEEPITLEFYFSEGSSSDFPMVRDYARRVQELLDEMETRSGGQLRVRRIDPRPFSEEEDQAARYGLEEIPVGTAGDSLYLGLVGTNMIDGLEVLPFLSPSREATLEYELARMIYVLSRPERPRVGLLSGLPMDERLDMQTGRSQPAWAVREQIDEMFEVETIEPVADGLPQDLDVLVIVHPPELDEELMRDIDRFVLGGGRLLAFVDPYSESDPDPEQGDPAAAMAMERSSSLYPLFEAWGLEFDPDRFVADLGQALQVSMQSGQRPVRHPGIIGVTREHMSSEDVVTGELDAINLASPGALSLAEDSALTLKPLMQSSPNAGLIDAERLRFLEDPGSLMAEVAATGEQYVLAARLSGEVDSAFDEHRNSPGQLEAIVVADTDLLADRYWVQRQQFFGTSILEPFAGNGDFVINAIDNLMGSADLISVRSRATAARPFTLVEALRREAEQNLLATEQRLEAELAETEGRLTELQQARADTDLSVLTSEQEAELDRFMEQRIEIRQQLRQVRRDLDRDIEALGARVKVLNIGLMPALVTVLALVLAWRRRRRAKRSAEAQQ comes from the coding sequence ATGAAGCATTTATACAGTGCAAGTGCCCTGCTGTTTCTCGCCCTGCTGTTTCTCGCCCTGACGCTGCTGTCGGGCGCGCTGCTCAAGGGAGCACGGCTGGACCTGACCGAGCAGCAGCTCTATACCCTCAGCCCGGGAACGATCAATCTGCTCGAAGCCATCGAGGAGCCGATCACGCTGGAGTTCTACTTCAGCGAAGGCAGCAGCAGCGATTTTCCCATGGTGCGCGATTACGCCCGTCGGGTTCAGGAGCTGCTCGACGAGATGGAGACTCGGTCGGGAGGGCAACTTCGGGTGCGCCGGATCGACCCGCGTCCGTTCTCCGAGGAGGAAGACCAGGCGGCACGGTACGGGCTGGAGGAAATCCCGGTCGGCACGGCCGGCGACAGCCTGTACCTCGGGCTGGTGGGAACCAACATGATTGACGGGCTGGAGGTTCTGCCCTTTCTGTCGCCTTCACGCGAAGCCACCCTGGAATACGAACTGGCACGCATGATCTACGTGCTCAGTCGGCCGGAGCGGCCGCGCGTGGGCTTGCTTAGCGGCCTGCCCATGGATGAACGCCTGGACATGCAGACCGGTCGGAGTCAGCCAGCCTGGGCGGTACGTGAGCAGATCGACGAGATGTTCGAGGTCGAAACGATCGAGCCTGTGGCCGATGGCTTGCCGCAGGATCTTGATGTGCTGGTCATCGTGCATCCGCCCGAACTCGATGAGGAACTGATGCGCGATATCGACCGGTTTGTGCTCGGGGGTGGCCGCTTGCTGGCGTTTGTCGATCCGTACTCCGAGTCCGATCCCGACCCCGAGCAGGGCGATCCTGCCGCCGCCATGGCCATGGAGCGTTCCTCGTCGCTTTATCCGCTGTTCGAGGCCTGGGGCCTGGAATTCGACCCGGATCGTTTCGTCGCCGATCTCGGGCAGGCCCTGCAGGTGTCCATGCAGAGTGGCCAGCGCCCGGTGCGCCACCCCGGCATCATCGGCGTGACCCGTGAGCACATGAGTAGCGAGGATGTGGTCACGGGGGAACTCGATGCGATCAACCTGGCCAGCCCGGGGGCCTTGTCTCTGGCCGAGGACAGTGCATTGACACTCAAGCCACTGATGCAGTCCAGCCCCAATGCCGGATTGATCGACGCCGAACGACTGCGGTTCCTGGAAGATCCCGGGAGTCTGATGGCCGAGGTGGCGGCGACCGGCGAACAGTATGTGCTGGCAGCACGACTGAGCGGGGAGGTTGACAGTGCCTTCGACGAACACCGCAATAGTCCTGGCCAGCTTGAAGCCATCGTCGTGGCCGATACCGACCTGCTGGCCGATCGTTACTGGGTGCAGCGACAACAGTTTTTCGGCACCAGTATCCTGGAGCCATTCGCGGGTAACGGCGATTTCGTCATCAATGCCATTGACAACCTGATGGGCAGTGCCGACCTGATCAGTGTGCGCAGTCGGGCGACTGCCGCGCGGCCTTTCACCCTGGTCGAGGCGCTGCGGCGAGAGGCCGAGCAGAACCTGCTGGCGACCGAGCAGCGACTGGAGGCGGAGCTTGCCGAAACCGAGGGTCGGCTGACCGAGTTGCAACAGGCGCGGGCGGATACCGATCTGAGTGTACTGACATCCGAGCAGGAAGCCGAGCTGGACCGCTTCATGGAACAGCGCATCGAGATTCGCCAGCAGTTGCGGCAAGTCCGTCGCGACCTCGATCGCGATATCGAAGCGCTGGGAGCGCGAGTCAAAGTGCTCAATATCGGATTGATGCCGGCCCTGGTTACCGTGCTGGCGCTTGTGCTGGCGTGGCGTCGGCGCCGGCGGGCAAAGCGTAGCGCGGAGGCGCAGCAATGA